The nucleotide sequence GCCAACCATGTTTGTACGACTTCGGCCTGCTCTTTCTTGATAAGCAGAACCAATCCAACCCCCATGTTGAAGGTGCGATACAGCTCTTCCCCGGAAAGACTCGCGCGCGGAATGATTTTTCCAAAGACCGGAGCCATTTCATTCAATGCCGGCCAGCCGGAAATATCATAATCAAACTTCTCACTCATCCGCGGGATATTGTGAATGCCCCCACCGGTGATATGAGACGCGCCCACCATCGCCATCGGGAACTGACGACGAAGCTCATTGACCAGCTTCACGTAGATACGCGTGGGCGTCAGCAGTTCCTGCATCAGCTCGGTTTCGTCCTGTTGCACAAGCTTTCTGAGCAGGGAATAACCATTAGAGTGAAAACCTGAAGACGCAATCCCGATCAGCACATCGCCTTCGTTCATGTCTTTTTCATCGTACAGATCCGCCGGAGACATCTCGCCCACACTGAAGCCTGCAAGGTCGTATTCATTCCCCTGATACACGCCGGGCATTTCAGCCGTTTCACCACCGATCAAAGCCATCCCGGACTGACGGCAGCCATCGACCATTCCGGCAATCAGCTCTTCACTGACTTTGGTGTCGAGCTTTCCAAAGGCCATGTAATCCAAAAAGAACAACGGTTTTGCACCAACACACAAAAGGTCATTCACACACATCGCCACCAGATCGATTCCGATGCCGTGGTGTTTGTTCAGAGTTTGCGCCAGTTTCAACTTCGTACCCACCCCGTCTGTGCAGGAAGCCAGGTACTTTTCTTCAGTCAGTTTGTAAACGGCAGCAAAGCCGCCAATGCCCTGAAGAACCTGGTCGTTGAAAGTGGTCGGCACCAGATTTTTGATTCTTTCCACGAAGGCATCGGCCTTGGTGATGTCAACTCCTGCATTTTTATAGTCCAAAGTCACAGTCGTCATGGCTTAGTCTCCTAGTGTAAAAAATGGCGGCGGCCGGTAAAGATCATGGCTACACCCAGGCGATCGGCTTCGGCGATCACTTCCGGATCCTTCACGGATCCGCCGGGTTGAATGATGGTTTTGACCCCCAGCTTTGCAGAAACCTGAACAGAGTCTGCAAATGGGAAAAACGCGTCTGAAGCCAGTACCACGCTGGCAAGATCGGCGATGCCCTTGTCAGCCAGGCGCGAGGTGATCAGTTTTTCGATGCAGTCGATGCGGTTGGTTTGACCTGAACCCATGGTCAGAAGCTCAAACTCGGGACCGTCCTGACGGCAAAGAGCAATGGCATTGCTTTTCAGGTTCTTCACCGCCAGCATGGCAAAGGCCGCCAGACGCTGTTGTTCCGGACTGACTTGCTTTTGGGTGACAGTTTTCATATGGCTTAAATCAAAGCCATCGGCATCCTGCAGCAGCAGTCCGCCCTCGATAGAGCGTACTTGCATCGACGGATTTGGCGTTAATGAAACTTCCATCACGCGGCAGTTCTTTTTCAGCTTTTCGCGAGCGCCCTCGGTGAAGGACGGCGCCAGAATCACTTCGACAAACTTTTCGGCAAAGAACGCGGCGATGTCTTCCGTCACTGGAATGTTCAGGGCGATGATGCCGCCGAAAGAACTTTTCTCGTCCCCTTTCCAGGCTTTTTCCAAAGCACGCAACGGAGTTTCGGCCACAGCCATTCCGCAAGGCGTGTTATGTTTCACAACCACAGCGGCTGGCAGGGCTTTTTCACCTTGCCAGGAATGCACATCCTGCAAAGTCTTAAGCGCAAAGTCGGCATCCAGATAATTATTGTAGGACATTTCTTTGCCTTGCAGGGATTTGGCGTGGGCCAGACCGTCAGCAAACGGATCTTTCAGAACGACGGCCTTTTGATGCGGGTTTTCACCGTATCTTAGAGCAGCCCCGGATTTTTGCGTCAGGAATCCGGCGATGGCCATGTCATAAAAAGCGGTCATAGTGTAAACAGAAGCGGCACATTTTTGACGGAACTCCCAGGTGGTTGCGCCGCTATTGCCGTTGAATTCTTTTAAGAACTCACCGTACTGGGACGGTTCACACAGAACTGTGACGGACTGAAAGTTCTTTGCCCCGGCACGAAGCAGCGTCGGGCCCCCGATGTCGATGTTTTCAATGCATTCTTCAAACCCCGCCTGTTTTTGCAGGGTCGCGTGGAAAGGATAAAGATTCACCACCACCAGATCAATGGGTTCAATCCCCAGCTCAACCGCTTGGCGCACGTCATTTTCATCCTGACGACGGAACAGCAGGCTTGAGGCAATTTCAAAGCTGATGGTTTTCATGCGGCCGTTGAAGGCTTCGCCTTTGCCGCTCAAGGTTTCCACTGCGGTGACTTTGAAGCCGGCGTCGGTCAATGCCTTGGCGGTGCCGCCGCTGGCAATCAGCTCGACGTTCTGAGCTGCAAGATTTTTAGCAAGCTCCAGCAAACCGGTTTTATCAGAGACGCTCAACAGAGCTCTGCGGATTGGATTCATACAGTCACCCCCATTTCCTGATTCAAATAATTCACAGCACTTTTGAAAAACTCCAAACCCCAGGCTTCGCCTTTATAAGGCAGGTGCCAGTCATGCACGGCTGCCTCGGGATGCGGCATCAGCGCAAACACCAGACCCGACGGATCACAGACGCCCGCGATCTGTGCCTGAGCACCATTGACGTCTTCAGTGTAACGAAGCACAGCCTGATGCTGGGTCAGCAGACGCTGCAGCAGGCTTTCATCGCGACAAACGAAGCGGCCTTCCCCGTGACGAATCGGCAAGGCGAATCTTGCGGGAAGATCGCGCGTCCAGATACAGGGGGACTTTTCATTTCTTTCCACTTCAATCCAGCGGTCAATAAAATGACCCTGCTCGTTTTTCACCAGGGCACAGCTGCGCTGAAAGTCAGCGTCCGGCAACAGGCCCAGTTTGATCAGCGTCTGAAAGCCATTGCAGATGCCCAGCACTGGGCGGGTTTTCACAAACTGCTGCAATTCATTTTTCAGATTCATTTCAAGTTTCAGGGCCAGCACTTGCCCGCTGCCCAGATGATCACCAAAGGAAAAACCACCGGGAATCACCAGAGCCTGGTATTCATTCAGCAGCCCCGGGTTTGCCAGAAGGTCATTGACGTGGACTTTATCCGCTTCACCTCCGGCCAGCGAAACGGCTCTGGCTGTTTCATTTTCACAGTTGATTCCATCACCCCACAAAACCAAAAACTTAGGCTTGATAGACATTCAGAACTCCTTCAGACCAGATTTTTTGCAATTCGGACAAAGCGGTGTTTTGAGTGGCCCCCTGATGCTGCCAGCTCATCACAGGATTTTCCTGAACTTCACCCAACAGTCTTTGCTGACTGGTGAACAGTTCTTCAAACTGAGACTTGTCAGCAGGCTTCACACTGACCACAAACAAGGAGCCCGTTTCAGACCACAGTTCATTCCAACTGAATGATTCCAGATTCAGCTTCATTCCCAGATTGTTGCCAAAGCCGCTTTCCGCCAAGGCGGTCATCAAGCCCCCGTCGGAAATGTCATGGCAGGACTGCAAAAGCGTTTTCTGATGGGCCGCATAGATACGGCCATAAAGATCCTTGTTGCGGGCAAGATCCGGATATTCGGGTGCAGATTCCTGCACGATGAATTCCTGGGAAAGAACCGAAGCGTAAAGGCTGCCCGTCGGTGCACCCAAAAGATAAATCAGATCCCCGGCCGTCTGGAAGAATCCGGGTGCCGTTTTCGTCGCATCCGGCACCTGCGCCACCGCCGTCACCAGCAAGGTCGGTGGTACGGAAATCTTCACGGTGTCCCCGCCCTTGGTTTTTCCGATAAAGTCGTTTTTCATACTGTCTTTACCGCTGACAAATGGAGCGCGGTAAGCCACAGCCGCATCGTAAAGCCCCGCACACGCACGCACCAGTTGCGCCATTTTGTGGGCCGCATCGGGATTGCTTGCTTTTGGAGTCGGATCCGGCCAGCAGAAGTTATCGACCAAGGCCATCTTCGCAGGGTCCGCTCCGGTCGCCACCAGATTGCGCACGGATTCATCCACCGCTTTTTGTGCCATCAAATAAGTGTCGTACCAGGAAAACTGCGGGCACAGTCCGTTTGAAACTGCCACGGCGTTGTTGTCATCGCCCCCATGCACTGACAGATCCAGCACACCGGCATCGTTGGCTCCGGACTGGGTTTTGCCACCGTAAGGTTTTACGCGCGTGGCCCCTTGAACTTCGTGGTCATAATAACGAACCAATGGTTCACGTGAAGCCACGTTGGGATTGGCCAGAACTTTTTTAAGTGCCACGGCAAGATCGTTGCTCGCCAGTGGTATTTTACCTTCTGCGCGGAAGTATTCCTGATATTGTTTCGGTCCGTCGAAGTGAGCTTTCAGCTTCATGCGGCTCAGACCATCATGCAGGAATTCCAACTGCAGTTTTGCCAAGGGCTCTTTGCCATGGAAGATGTCAAAGAATCCAGAATCGGTGAATTCACCCAGTACAAACGCCTCAACACCCATGTGACGGGCCAGATTCATAAAATCCATCAGGTGATTCGGGCTGACGGCGTAAGACATACGCTCCTGGGATTCGCTGACCAGCATTTCCCAGTATTCAAGCCCCGAATATTTTACCGGATGCAAGCCAAGATCCATTCGCGCGCCGCCGGAATACTGGGCCATTTCTCCAATTGACGAACTGACACCGCCGGCTCCGTTGTCGGTGATGGCTTGAATCCAGCCGTTGTCACGGGCTTTCAGTGTGAAGTCCAACAGACGCTTTTGCGTGATACTGTCGCCGATTTGTACGACGTTGGAAGCCACATTGTCATGCAACGCCAACGAGCTGAAAGTCGCACCATGCACGCCGTCTTTTCCAAGGCGGCCACCGGCCACCACAATCAAATCGCCTGCGCGGATTTCTTTGGATTCACTGGCGCGGCCATGAACCGTCTTTGGCATCACGCCGACAGAACCCACAAAGATCAAAGGCTTCGCCGCAAATTCGCTGGAAAAACAGAAGGCCCCGTTGACAGTCGGAATGCCGCTTTGATTGCCGCCCTCTTCAACCCCCTGATGAACCCCACGGAAGATCACACCAGGATCTTTCAACAGCTCGGGTCTTTGCGGGGAATCTGCTTCCGGGAACAGGTTCGGGGTGGAAAGACAGAACACATCCGTGTTGGCGACGGGCTTTGCACCCAATCCGCAACCCAAGATATCGCGATGAACCCCTAAGATGCCCGTCAAAGCGCCGCCGAAAGGATCCAGCGCCGACGGGCTGTTGTGTGTTTCGACTTTAACACACACATTTAATTTTGAATCAAAGTCGACAATGCCTGCATTGTCTTTAAAAACAGAAACCAGATAACCACAGTCATCCAGATCTTTGGTGGCTTTCTGAATATAGCTTTTATAAAGGCTGGTAATTTTCCTGTCACCCAGGGCCGGGAAATCGCCAGAAACTTCGGAATAATCCACTTCAGCAGCAAAGATCTTATGCTTGCAGTGCTCACTCCAGGTTTGCGCCAGACACTCCAGCTCGACTTCGGTGATCTTGCCATGCCAGCCGTAAGAAGCTCGCTCGGCAGCAACTACCGGCGAACTGAAATGACTCAGAATGGTTTGAATCTCTTCATCACTTAAAGCCAGGCCGCGCTCGTTGTTGATGCGCCCAAGGGTTTCGACATCCAGGTTTAAAAGCTGCAACTGCGGTGTGTGTTCAGAAGCCTTCCAAAAGTTCGAATAGGCTGCCCATGAATTTTCTTGTTTAAGGGCCGCGCCCGTCTGGATTTCCAGTTTGTTTAAAAGTGGATTGGCCAGGTTCTGGAAAAGAACCTTTTGGATTTGGTCCTTGGAAATATCCCCGCTGATTTCCATTTCCCACCCACTGTGGACTTCCAAAGGGAACTCCTGCCAGGAAGAATTATGTTGCGCAGAAAACAGCATCAAAGCTTCGGTCGCGGTGCGGGCTATGTTGTCGGTAACTCCGGCCAGAAAGCGGATCTCAACATAGGTTTTACCGTCCTGATAATCCAAGAAGCCAGTTTGCTGAGCTTCCGATATGGGATCAAAGAAGACTTTATCCATGACAGCTTGAAGAGGGAACTCTTTGGCCGCGCCGGGTTTCTTTTCAAGCAGCCAGTACACGCGACGCAGTTGCAGTTCGTTCACCGGGGCTTCCAGCGACAACGCGGATTTAAGAGCTTTTTCGGTGCTGTGATCATAGCGGCTGCGCACAGATATTCTTTGCATCTTTAAGTCTCCTTAAAAGGGCTTGTGGGGATCTGCCCCAAAGCCACAAGTTCCAGAAATTGAGTGTAAGTTTGATGTTCCAGCTTATGAAAACGCACGGACCAGTCGGCAAGACTTTCACCGGCTTCCAAAGGCAATCGCGACTGCATCAGTTGCGGGCCGGTGTCCATGCCCTCGTCCACCAGATGCAGGGTCACGCCACTTTCCTCCACACGGTCTTCGAAAGCGCGACGGATGGAATCAACCCCCGGGTAAGCGGGCAACAGCGAAGGATGAATATTCACCACCTGTGAATTCCCGCCATGCCAGCCATTGAAGGTCTGAAGAAACTCTGGACTTAGCAGGCGCATGTAACCTGCCAGAAAGACCCAGTCGATGCGGTATTCACGCAGCAGGTTTAACACGCGCTGCTCGTGTTCGCGGCGGTCGCTTTGTTTTGCCACCACAAAATGGCGCACAGAAAAATTTTTAGCCTTTTCCAAAACACCCGCCCCGGCTTTGTCAGAAAGGACAAAGGTGACTTCGGCAGAATTCAGGGACTGCGCCTTTTTCATCAGGGCTTCGGCATTTGAACCGGTTCCAGAGGCCAGAATCGCAATCCTGATTTTATTCATAGCCCGATATCCTGTCGCAGGTACATGCCGTCAAAATTCACGGCCTGCATTTCCTGATAGACCTTTTCACGAGCCTCTTCCCGGGTTGAACCCAGGGCAGTGATTCCCAGCACCCGTCCACCGACATTGACCAGTTGATCATTGATACGGCTGACTCCGGCAAAGTACAAATGACGATCCGGAGCAGATGGCATCTTGGCGGTGATGGGATTTCCCAATTTCATCGGGGACCCCGGATAACCTTCACTGGTTGCCACGACGTGAACAGAAGACTCGGCAGCCAGCTCACACACTTCATTTTTCAACTGATGAGTCACAGCCTTCATGATCAGGCCTGCAAGATCGGTTTTCAGACGAGGCAGCAGCGCCTGAGTTTCAGGATCCCCCATGCGCACGTTGTATTCCAGAACGTAAATCCCTTCGCTTGTTTTCATCAAGCCTGCAAACAGGAAGCCCTGATACGGCAGGCGCTTGTCACGCAGGCTTTTCAGGGTTTTAGAGAAAATACGGCGGATCTCAGCTTCATCCGCTTCGGTCACAAAATCACAAGGGCTGTAAGCGCCCATGCCACCGGTGTTGGCACTGAAAGGATCGGATGACACGCGCTTATAATCACAAGCCGTGCCCAGAATCACAAAGTCTTCGCCATCACACAAAGCAAAGGCGGAAAGTTCTTGCCCGATCAGACACTGTTCAAGCAGCAGAGGAAAACCAAAATGACGCCCCAGCGTGCGCACAGCCTCTTCAGCCATGTCCCAGCTGTTGCAAACCCAAACACCCTTGCCTTGAGCCAGGCCATCGGCCTTCACCACCAGGGGGCTTTTAAAGTCATGCTTTCCCACTGCGAGCAAAGCCTGTTCTTCCGAGTAGCTGACCTGGCAAGCTGCGGTTCTAACGCCTGCATCCTTCAGCACCCCTTTGCAGAAAAGTTTGGATGATTCCAGCTGAGCCACTTCCATGGACGGTGCAAAGCAGGCAATGCCGCGTTTTTGCAGGCGCAGCTTCAAGTCAGACAAAATCAAAGACTCCGGACCCACCACCACCAAAGAAACACTGTTTTCGACACAGAAGGTTTCTATGGCTTCCGGACTTTCACAGTTCACGCAAGTAATACCTGCTTGCTGCATTCCGGGATTTCCCGGCGCCACCCACAGCTCGGTCACCAGGGAAGAGCTTTTCAGCTTTTGCGCCAAGGCGTGCTCGCGCCCGCCTTTTCCGACGACGACCAGTTTCATGCTTTGTTCTCCAGCAAAGACAAAGCCTTTTGATGCCAGAATTTCAAGTTGATGTTTTCGTCAAAAGGACGGGGTTTGTTAAGGACAGCGGCGATCTCGTTAGCCAAAGCCAGGTACAGCCATGAACTGACCTGGATCTGTTCTGCATTCAATGCTGCGGGCTTCTGACCCAGTTCATTCTCGCAGATGGATTTCCAGTCTTGGGTTTTTCTTTCCTTGGCCAACTCTTTGGCTTTTTTAACCGCTTCGCTCCACTCTGAACCTGTGTAGATCTGACGCAAGAATTCTTTGGAAAGAGGCAGACCTTCATAAGTCAGACGCAATTCATCCGGCCCGATGGAATCCACCAGCACCAGTCCGCGCTGACCGTTGTTTTCATGGGTAAAGGCGAACTCAAGCTTCCCGTCCCATAATTTGACTCCGAAGCTTGCAAAAAGCTTTTCAAGCTCGGCCGCCACATCCTGGGTGTTTTTGCGCAAGGCCGCGTATTCAAAGTCGTTCACCACGTTCATGGCCGCCACATCAGCCTTGGACAGGTAGCGATCTGTGGTTTCAAGTTTTGTTGAAACCTCCACCAGGGCTGGCATAAAGCTGTCAGCAGACGTTGGCATCCGGGTCAGCTCCAGATCCGCAAGATATGCGGGGTTCTTTTTCAGACGTCCTTCCAAAGAATTCCCCTGTCCCAGATGACGACGGAAGATCACTTCCAGCGGCACCAGACACTGGGTCGGGCGACAGGCATACATGGAATAATCATAATCTTCACCCTTCCATTCTGGGCGCAACACGTTCACCGGCTGCACTTCAATGGAAGTGCGCGAACGACCGGACAGATAGTGCGAAGAAAAACCCTTCGCCGAAAGATGCTCAAAGAACATCGAGGCCATCGCCGCCAAAGCTTCGCCTTTTTGCGGGATTTCATCGGGCATCTCGCCCCAGTCAAAAATGGAATAGCGATTGCTGTATTCAAAAACAATTTTGTCGTTGTTCTGATAAAGGTCCTTTACGGAACCGCGATAGATCAGATTCATCGGCCTGCTCCCAATGCTTTCAGCTTGTTCCATTGATTCACGAAATTAGTCACGTTGTTGGCCCCCACCCAGAATCCGCCATGGCGGGCTTTGGCATAGAAGTCCAACGCCAGATTAGAGCTGGCCAGTTGTTCTTTTTCACACAGGAACAGATTCAACCCTTGCGTGTGCGGAAGCTCCCAGGGACTGACGATTTCACCCAGACAGGTTTCGGCCTGAGCCGCCGTCCATTCAATCTGCAGACCCGTTTGGGTCTGGATTTCATCCAGAGCTTTTTGAATTGGAGAATAGCTTTCAAGACTGCGGTTCCAGTGCAGACACAGGCGGTCTTTTGGAACTTTCGCCAGACGAACAATGAAGTCTCCGATGGCGCTGGCATTTTCTTCAGTCACTGCAGCCACGGGAATTCCACGGGGCATCTGAACAATCGACAAGAAGGCATCAAGGCCAGCAAAAGCCCCGTTCACCGCCACGCCAAAGACCGGCTTGTCTGTTAAAGAAGCCACCACACCCGGAAGGTGGGCTGCCAGGCCCGCACCGGCAACAAAAGCATCCGCACCGCAGTTCTTTACAATCTCGTGGACTCGGGCGGGATCACGGTGGGCCGAAGCCACTTCCATTTTCACATCGCCGCATTTTTCAAGGGAACGACACAACGGACCGTACACACGCTCATCATTCGCACTGCCAAAAAGAACCTGAATTTTCATAGTTCACCACCTAAATTGATGTTCCGGGTCTTCAAAAAGTTTTCAGTTGAAACCGGAACGGGATAATCACCATCAAGACAAGCACTGCAAAGATTCTTAAGGCCCAGGCCCTCTTGCAGTCGGTTCAGCGGAAGGAAGACCAGACCGTCCACCTCCAGAACCTTTTCCACTTCCGCTTCGCTGCGCTTGTGCGCCACCAGCGATTCTCCATCCGGGAAATCAATGCCATAGAAACAAGGATGACGGATCGGCGGACAG is from Bdellovibrio bacteriovorus str. Tiberius and encodes:
- the purD gene encoding phosphoribosylamine--glycine ligase, producing the protein MKLVVVGKGGREHALAQKLKSSSLVTELWVAPGNPGMQQAGITCVNCESPEAIETFCVENSVSLVVVGPESLILSDLKLRLQKRGIACFAPSMEVAQLESSKLFCKGVLKDAGVRTAACQVSYSEEQALLAVGKHDFKSPLVVKADGLAQGKGVWVCNSWDMAEEAVRTLGRHFGFPLLLEQCLIGQELSAFALCDGEDFVILGTACDYKRVSSDPFSANTGGMGAYSPCDFVTEADEAEIRRIFSKTLKSLRDKRLPYQGFLFAGLMKTSEGIYVLEYNVRMGDPETQALLPRLKTDLAGLIMKAVTHQLKNEVCELAAESSVHVVATSEGYPGSPMKLGNPITAKMPSAPDRHLYFAGVSRINDQLVNVGGRVLGITALGSTREEAREKVYQEMQAVNFDGMYLRQDIGL
- the purN gene encoding phosphoribosylglycinamide formyltransferase; its protein translation is MNKIRIAILASGTGSNAEALMKKAQSLNSAEVTFVLSDKAGAGVLEKAKNFSVRHFVVAKQSDRREHEQRVLNLLREYRIDWVFLAGYMRLLSPEFLQTFNGWHGGNSQVVNIHPSLLPAYPGVDSIRRAFEDRVEESGVTLHLVDEGMDTGPQLMQSRLPLEAGESLADWSVRFHKLEHQTYTQFLELVALGQIPTSPFKET
- the purH gene encoding bifunctional phosphoribosylaminoimidazolecarboxamide formyltransferase/IMP cyclohydrolase — encoded protein: MNPIRRALLSVSDKTGLLELAKNLAAQNVELIASGGTAKALTDAGFKVTAVETLSGKGEAFNGRMKTISFEIASSLLFRRQDENDVRQAVELGIEPIDLVVVNLYPFHATLQKQAGFEECIENIDIGGPTLLRAGAKNFQSVTVLCEPSQYGEFLKEFNGNSGATTWEFRQKCAASVYTMTAFYDMAIAGFLTQKSGAALRYGENPHQKAVVLKDPFADGLAHAKSLQGKEMSYNNYLDADFALKTLQDVHSWQGEKALPAAVVVKHNTPCGMAVAETPLRALEKAWKGDEKSSFGGIIALNIPVTEDIAAFFAEKFVEVILAPSFTEGAREKLKKNCRVMEVSLTPNPSMQVRSIEGGLLLQDADGFDLSHMKTVTQKQVSPEQQRLAAFAMLAVKNLKSNAIALCRQDGPEFELLTMGSGQTNRIDCIEKLITSRLADKGIADLASVVLASDAFFPFADSVQVSAKLGVKTIIQPGGSVKDPEVIAEADRLGVAMIFTGRRHFLH
- the purM gene encoding phosphoribosylformylglycinamidine cyclo-ligase, which codes for MTTVTLDYKNAGVDITKADAFVERIKNLVPTTFNDQVLQGIGGFAAVYKLTEEKYLASCTDGVGTKLKLAQTLNKHHGIGIDLVAMCVNDLLCVGAKPLFFLDYMAFGKLDTKVSEELIAGMVDGCRQSGMALIGGETAEMPGVYQGNEYDLAGFSVGEMSPADLYDEKDMNEGDVLIGIASSGFHSNGYSLLRKLVQQDETELMQELLTPTRIYVKLVNELRRQFPMAMVGASHITGGGIHNIPRMSEKFDYDISGWPALNEMAPVFGKIIPRASLSGEELYRTFNMGVGLVLLIKKEQAEVVQTWLASQGEKHWRLGSIQKGTGLIAPSRH
- a CDS encoding phosphoribosylformylglycinamidine synthase subunit PurQ, with product MSIKPKFLVLWGDGINCENETARAVSLAGGEADKVHVNDLLANPGLLNEYQALVIPGGFSFGDHLGSGQVLALKLEMNLKNELQQFVKTRPVLGICNGFQTLIKLGLLPDADFQRSCALVKNEQGHFIDRWIEVERNEKSPCIWTRDLPARFALPIRHGEGRFVCRDESLLQRLLTQHQAVLRYTEDVNGAQAQIAGVCDPSGLVFALMPHPEAAVHDWHLPYKGEAWGLEFFKSAVNYLNQEMGVTV
- a CDS encoding AIR carboxylase family protein, coding for MKIQVLFGSANDERVYGPLCRSLEKCGDVKMEVASAHRDPARVHEIVKNCGADAFVAGAGLAAHLPGVVASLTDKPVFGVAVNGAFAGLDAFLSIVQMPRGIPVAAVTEENASAIGDFIVRLAKVPKDRLCLHWNRSLESYSPIQKALDEIQTQTGLQIEWTAAQAETCLGEIVSPWELPHTQGLNLFLCEKEQLASSNLALDFYAKARHGGFWVGANNVTNFVNQWNKLKALGAGR
- a CDS encoding phosphoribosylformylglycinamidine synthase subunit PurL; protein product: MQRISVRSRYDHSTEKALKSALSLEAPVNELQLRRVYWLLEKKPGAAKEFPLQAVMDKVFFDPISEAQQTGFLDYQDGKTYVEIRFLAGVTDNIARTATEALMLFSAQHNSSWQEFPLEVHSGWEMEISGDISKDQIQKVLFQNLANPLLNKLEIQTGAALKQENSWAAYSNFWKASEHTPQLQLLNLDVETLGRINNERGLALSDEEIQTILSHFSSPVVAAERASYGWHGKITEVELECLAQTWSEHCKHKIFAAEVDYSEVSGDFPALGDRKITSLYKSYIQKATKDLDDCGYLVSVFKDNAGIVDFDSKLNVCVKVETHNSPSALDPFGGALTGILGVHRDILGCGLGAKPVANTDVFCLSTPNLFPEADSPQRPELLKDPGVIFRGVHQGVEEGGNQSGIPTVNGAFCFSSEFAAKPLIFVGSVGVMPKTVHGRASESKEIRAGDLIVVAGGRLGKDGVHGATFSSLALHDNVASNVVQIGDSITQKRLLDFTLKARDNGWIQAITDNGAGGVSSSIGEMAQYSGGARMDLGLHPVKYSGLEYWEMLVSESQERMSYAVSPNHLMDFMNLARHMGVEAFVLGEFTDSGFFDIFHGKEPLAKLQLEFLHDGLSRMKLKAHFDGPKQYQEYFRAEGKIPLASNDLAVALKKVLANPNVASREPLVRYYDHEVQGATRVKPYGGKTQSGANDAGVLDLSVHGGDDNNAVAVSNGLCPQFSWYDTYLMAQKAVDESVRNLVATGADPAKMALVDNFCWPDPTPKASNPDAAHKMAQLVRACAGLYDAAVAYRAPFVSGKDSMKNDFIGKTKGGDTVKISVPPTLLVTAVAQVPDATKTAPGFFQTAGDLIYLLGAPTGSLYASVLSQEFIVQESAPEYPDLARNKDLYGRIYAAHQKTLLQSCHDISDGGLMTALAESGFGNNLGMKLNLESFSWNELWSETGSLFVVSVKPADKSQFEELFTSQQRLLGEVQENPVMSWQHQGATQNTALSELQKIWSEGVLNVYQA
- a CDS encoding phosphoribosylaminoimidazolesuccinocarboxamide synthase gives rise to the protein MNLIYRGSVKDLYQNNDKIVFEYSNRYSIFDWGEMPDEIPQKGEALAAMASMFFEHLSAKGFSSHYLSGRSRTSIEVQPVNVLRPEWKGEDYDYSMYACRPTQCLVPLEVIFRRHLGQGNSLEGRLKKNPAYLADLELTRMPTSADSFMPALVEVSTKLETTDRYLSKADVAAMNVVNDFEYAALRKNTQDVAAELEKLFASFGVKLWDGKLEFAFTHENNGQRGLVLVDSIGPDELRLTYEGLPLSKEFLRQIYTGSEWSEAVKKAKELAKERKTQDWKSICENELGQKPAALNAEQIQVSSWLYLALANEIAAVLNKPRPFDENINLKFWHQKALSLLENKA